The DNA segment TCCTCCGTTGGTCAGCGTCAACATCCTCCATAGCTTCTTTGTACGTGATAGGATCCTCCTCTTGTTCAATGGAAACCGCATCAAACGATTCTCCATAGAGCAAGTATCTAGAAGGTGGTCGAATGACCCTCCTACTACGTCTAAGTTGTGGAGGTTCTTGGTTGATTGGTATTTATTGTCGTTGTCTTAAGTTCTCTtcttgatcatttccttcattctCCATTTGGATATGATGGGGTGACCGATCATTGGAACCAATGTCTTCTACCACTTCATTTGTTTGCAAACCAGTGGTTAATGGTGGTAAAAATGTGAATTCAAACTGAGTAGGTTCAGTGCGGATCTCTGGAGTAGATGATTTAGCAATCTCTTCCAAAAGGACCTTACTCTTTGATTCACTTTCTTCTATGTGCTTGTCCTCTAAGAAGGTTGCATTTGTACTTACAAATATCTTCTTGTCTTGAGGACTATAGAAGTAATATCCTCTTGTTCCCTTAGGATATCCGACAAACATGCATAATTCTGATCTAGGTTCCATTTTATCCATCTTTCTCTTTGGCACATAAGCATGACATCCACATATCCGAATATGTCTTAGATTAAGCACGCGCCCATTCCACAATTCAAGAGGTGCCTTAGAGACAGATTTAGAAGGAACCATGTTCAATAAGTATATTTCAGTTTGGATagcatatccccaaaaagatgtACTGAGCATAGAGAAACTTAGCATGGACCTAACCATGTCCAACAAAGTCctatttctcctttcagagacACCATTCTGCTGAGGTGTAGCTGGTGCACTCAATTGGGATATTATCCCATTATCTGATAAGTATGTTCTAAAGTCATTGGATAGATACTCGCCACCTCTGTATGATCGAAGTGTTTTTATGCTCTTACCTAATTGTTTTTCCACTTCATTTCTGAATTCCttgaacttttcaaaagattCAGATTTGTGGGACATTAGGTAAACATAACCGTATCTAGAGTAATCATCAGTGAAGGTTATGAAATACTCAAATCCTCCTCTAGCTTGTACATTAATTGGTCCACATACATCAGTGTGCACTAATTCCAAAGCTTCATTGGCTCTATGTCCTTTAGATTTAAAAGATCTCTTAGTCATCTTACCTTCCAAACAGGATTCACATACAGTCAAGGATTCCACCTTTAAATTACTTAAAGGACCATCTTTTACCAACCGTTGAATTCTATTAAGGTTGATATGACCAAGTCTCAAGTGCCACAAATAAGTTTCATTAGTGGGAGACAATTTAATTCGCTTGTTGGATTCAATGTGATGCAAAGAGCTGTCATCATGTTTAAGACATACAAATCGTTATTCAAATGTCCCTTGCAAATAGGGGCTTTATTCAAGGTAATATCAACCACCATTTGTGAAAAATGGACATAATATCCTTGTCTAAACAATAAAGCAACAGAAATCAAATTTATAGTAATCTCCGGAACATAATAACAATGTCTTAAAACCAAATGTTTATTATtcgaaaaataaagataaacaaTTCCAACAGCTTTTGCAGACACCACAGCTCTTGTGCCAACTCTTAGAGTATGTTCCCCTTCATTGAGACTTCTGGTTACTTGGAACCCCTGCAAAGTATTGCATATATGATTAGTGGCTCCAGAATCTACAATCCAAGTATCAGTAGAATCATCCACTAAACAAGACTCAATAAAAGATAACTCACCACTAGCTTGCTTCTTGGAAGCTAGATACTCTTGGCAGTTTCTCTTCCAATGACCATTTTCTCCACAATGAAAACATTTTCCCTTAGGCTTGCCATCTACTTTGaccttcttttctttttgttgtGGACCCTTCTTGTTGGGCTTCTTTCTTTTATTCCCATTTTTACCTTTCGGCTTGGAATAAGACGGCCCAGCAGAAGCAACAACAAATGCATCACCAGTTTTAGTCTTAAGAACACTTTCAGCATTTTGGAGTTCCTTCATCAGCTCAGTCAGGGACATATTTAGCTTATTCATATTATAGCTAACTTTAAACTGTGAGAACATCTCAGGGAGAGTCTCAAGTGCCATGTCAACCTGAGTCTCTGATTTGATTTCAGCCCCTAACACCTCAGCCACGTTAAACTGAGCGATCATTGCAAGCATATGATCTCTCACGGGCGTCCCAGGTTTCATGCGCATGTTCTTAATGGTTCTAATGGCTGCTTGTCGTGCCTGACGTCCTTGATGCTCAAACATTTCTTGGAGGCTATCCATGATTTTTGTAGCAGTGTCCATGTTCTGATGTTTCTGTT comes from the Primulina huaijiensis isolate GDHJ02 chromosome 8, ASM1229523v2, whole genome shotgun sequence genome and includes:
- the LOC140983553 gene encoding uncharacterized protein, with the protein product MTGNSLSMILTNNQLVGENYIDWKRNLLIVLTVEKPKFVLNEPCPSVPTTESTTAQRQAYDKWISSDEMARCYILGSVSNVLQQKHQNMDTATKIMDSLQEMFEHQGRQARQAAIRTIKNMRMKPGTPVRDHMLAMIAQFNVAEVLGAEIKSETQVDMALETLPEMFSQFKVSYNMNKLNMSLTELMKELQNAESVLKTKTGDAFVVASAGPSYSKPKGKNGNKRKKPNKKGPQQKEKKVKVDGKPKGKCFHCGENGHWKRNCQEYLASKKQASGVPSNQKSQ